The following coding sequences are from one Bacteroidales bacterium WCE2008 window:
- a CDS encoding DNA-binding regulatory protein, YebC/PmpR family produces the protein MGRAFEFRKERKMKRWGHMAKVFTKLGKEITIAVKQGGPDVVGNPRLRALMAEARSESMPKENIERAIKKATEKNAGDFKEVVFEGYGPHGIAYLVETATDNNTRTVANVRSYFTKCGGSLGTSGSVAFMFDHKCVFRIKEDPAKPVDLEELELELIDLGLDELFEQEVEDEDENVTKEIVIYGDYTAYGAIQKFIEENGYELISGGFERIPNVDLKEVTPEQRATLDKLTGLLEDDEDVTNVYTTLKPSDEE, from the coding sequence ATGGGAAGAGCATTTGAGTTCCGTAAGGAAAGAAAAATGAAGAGGTGGGGCCACATGGCAAAGGTCTTCACCAAACTTGGAAAGGAAATTACAATAGCAGTAAAGCAGGGTGGTCCTGATGTAGTCGGCAACCCTCGTCTCCGTGCCCTCATGGCCGAGGCAAGAAGCGAAAGCATGCCTAAGGAGAACATCGAGCGTGCTATCAAGAAGGCTACCGAGAAGAATGCCGGAGATTTCAAGGAGGTTGTATTTGAAGGATACGGCCCTCACGGAATCGCTTATCTCGTTGAGACTGCTACCGACAACAATACCCGTACTGTAGCCAATGTCCGCAGCTATTTCACCAAATGCGGCGGCTCTCTCGGTACGAGCGGCAGCGTTGCGTTCATGTTCGACCACAAATGTGTTTTCCGTATCAAGGAGGATCCTGCAAAGCCGGTAGATCTCGAGGAGCTCGAGCTTGAGCTTATCGACCTTGGTCTTGACGAGCTTTTCGAGCAGGAGGTCGAGGATGAGGACGAGAACGTGACTAAGGAGATTGTCATCTATGGCGATTATACTGCTTATGGCGCTATCCAGAAGTTCATCGAGGAGAATGGCTATGAGCTTATCTCCGGTGGTTTCGAGAGGATTCCTAACGTAGACCTCAAGGAGGTTACTCCTGAGCAGAGGGCTACTCTTGACAAACTTACCGGTCTTCTCGAGGATGACGAGGATGTGACCAATGTCTATACTACTCTGAAACCTTCTGACGAAGAGTAG
- a CDS encoding Tetratricopeptide repeat-containing protein, which yields MAKANLKEQEEIRQERIEEGVSKVEKFFDENKKIIWSCFGAILVVGLLVLCYQKFYLQPKSAEAQEQMFPAEANFQAGEYELALNGDGNSLGFAQIIDDYGSKAGEAVYLYAGVCELQLGNYENALGYLKKYNGSDAILAARALACQGDAYVGLEKYKEALSCFEKAAARSDNMFSAAYLLKAGVVCEELGDSQKALSLYKQIKDKYPQSREGYDIDKYISRIENAR from the coding sequence ATGGCAAAAGCAAATCTTAAAGAGCAGGAGGAAATCCGGCAGGAACGTATCGAAGAGGGAGTTTCAAAAGTTGAGAAATTCTTCGATGAGAACAAGAAAATTATCTGGAGCTGTTTCGGTGCTATACTGGTAGTCGGTCTCCTTGTTTTGTGCTATCAGAAATTCTATCTTCAGCCAAAGTCGGCTGAGGCTCAGGAGCAGATGTTCCCGGCAGAGGCCAATTTCCAGGCAGGGGAGTATGAGCTTGCTCTTAATGGCGACGGCAACAGCCTCGGTTTCGCTCAGATCATCGATGACTACGGTTCTAAGGCCGGCGAAGCAGTGTACCTTTATGCAGGTGTATGCGAGCTTCAGCTCGGAAACTATGAGAACGCTCTCGGTTATCTCAAGAAATACAATGGCTCAGATGCTATTCTTGCTGCCAGGGCATTAGCCTGCCAGGGAGATGCTTATGTCGGTCTCGAGAAATACAAGGAGGCTCTTTCTTGCTTCGAGAAGGCTGCCGCAAGGTCAGACAACATGTTCTCTGCAGCATATCTTCTCAAGGCTGGCGTAGTCTGCGAGGAGCTTGGCGACAGCCAGAAGGCTCTTTCTCTCTACAAGCAGATCAAGGATAAATATCCTCAGTCAAGAGAGGGTTATGATATCGACAAGTATATCTCCCGTATCGAGAACGCACGCTAA
- a CDS encoding DNA replication and repair protein RecF, giving the protein MAVLKKIVVQNYRNIELAELEFSPNINCISGNNGEGKTNLIDAIYYLSMTKSSFSSSDRHNFRYGTDSFSLAGVYAMPGGQTVRFTLRVAAGEEKKLKKDDKPYPKISAHIGELPVVMVSPSDSTLVSESGEERRRFVNAVLSQMDGEYLAAIQKYNRLLAQRNKILKDRRPDPGLLDVIDAGMAQAAVSVYTSRKAFTKSLEPVVKEYYKLISGGKEEVSVAYRSDLDKGDLADLLARNREKDLILQYTSVGLQRDDLVFCMNGQPIRSCGSQGQQKSFLVALKFAQYELMKKNYGFPPMLLLDDVFDKLDMGRISNLLSMVAGQEFGQIFISDSNKIRLQSIVDKITEDRAYFETEAGNFTKTEV; this is encoded by the coding sequence ATGGCAGTTTTAAAGAAAATAGTTGTCCAGAACTACAGGAACATAGAGTTGGCCGAGCTTGAATTCTCGCCCAACATCAACTGTATTTCCGGAAACAACGGCGAAGGAAAGACCAATCTCATCGACGCTATCTACTACCTCTCGATGACGAAAAGCTCGTTTTCATCCTCTGACAGGCACAATTTCCGGTATGGCACCGACTCGTTCTCCCTCGCGGGAGTCTACGCGATGCCCGGCGGCCAGACAGTCCGGTTCACCCTCAGAGTCGCCGCCGGCGAAGAAAAGAAACTGAAGAAAGACGACAAACCATACCCGAAGATTTCCGCCCATATAGGCGAGCTCCCGGTCGTCATGGTCTCCCCTTCCGATTCTACCCTGGTCAGCGAATCCGGCGAAGAAAGACGACGCTTCGTCAACGCCGTCCTGTCCCAGATGGACGGGGAATATCTCGCCGCCATCCAGAAATACAACCGGCTTCTCGCCCAGCGCAACAAGATACTGAAAGACCGCCGGCCAGACCCCGGACTGCTCGACGTCATCGATGCCGGCATGGCCCAGGCCGCCGTCTCGGTGTATACATCACGCAAAGCTTTCACCAAATCGCTCGAACCGGTTGTAAAAGAATATTATAAGCTCATATCAGGAGGCAAGGAAGAAGTCTCCGTAGCCTACCGTTCCGACCTCGACAAAGGAGACCTCGCCGACCTGCTCGCCCGCAACCGCGAAAAAGACCTGATTCTTCAATACACGTCCGTCGGCCTGCAGAGAGACGACCTGGTCTTCTGCATGAACGGCCAGCCTATTAGGTCATGCGGCTCCCAGGGCCAGCAGAAATCCTTTCTGGTCGCCCTCAAATTCGCCCAGTATGAGCTGATGAAAAAAAACTACGGCTTCCCTCCGATGCTGCTGCTGGACGACGTGTTCGACAAACTGGACATGGGCAGAATCTCCAATCTGCTGTCCATGGTCGCCGGCCAGGAATTCGGTCAGATTTTCATCTCCGACAGCAACAAGATAAGGCTCCAGTCGATAGTCGACAAGATTACCGAAGACAGGGCTTATTTCGAGACTGAAGCAGGTAATTTCACAAAAACAGAAGTATAA
- a CDS encoding erythronate-4-phosphate dehydrogenase, whose amino-acid sequence MKIVADQAVPFLTGVFEPYAEVVYKEGKEINADDVRDADALITRTRTRCDASLLKGSSVKIIASATIGTDHVDLKWCSDHGILVRNAPGCNAGGVVQYVFSALYGTASRKAISLTGKTIGIIGVGNVGRRIEQMALTLGFRVMKCDPPRAAAEGPFGFYTLEELLPKVDIVTMHVPLDPTTRKMADSRFFKLMKPGAFFINAARGEVVDEKALKKAIPHLGPVIIDTWNNEPDIDKELLEMVDIATPHIAGYSYQGKQNGTAAAVRAIAHYFGIQDLYEFFPATEMPENEAVKIDTRGKNQGEITSLLQYNYPIFTDDFMFRLNPAGFEKIRAEYNYRREFYID is encoded by the coding sequence ATGAAAATAGTTGCAGACCAGGCCGTGCCGTTTCTGACCGGCGTTTTTGAACCATACGCAGAAGTTGTCTATAAAGAAGGAAAAGAAATCAACGCTGACGACGTACGCGACGCCGACGCCCTTATCACAAGGACCCGCACCCGCTGCGATGCATCCCTGCTGAAAGGCTCGTCCGTCAAGATCATAGCTTCGGCGACGATCGGCACCGACCATGTCGACCTCAAATGGTGCTCCGACCATGGAATCCTCGTCCGCAATGCCCCCGGCTGCAACGCCGGAGGAGTCGTCCAGTACGTATTCTCGGCTCTCTACGGGACCGCCTCCCGTAAAGCCATCAGCCTGACAGGAAAGACGATCGGCATCATCGGAGTCGGCAACGTAGGCCGCAGGATCGAGCAGATGGCCCTGACTCTCGGCTTCAGAGTCATGAAATGCGACCCTCCGAGAGCAGCCGCCGAGGGCCCGTTCGGATTCTACACCCTCGAAGAGCTTCTCCCGAAAGTCGACATCGTCACCATGCACGTCCCTCTGGATCCGACCACCAGGAAGATGGCCGACAGCCGTTTCTTCAAGCTCATGAAACCGGGTGCCTTTTTCATCAACGCTGCAAGAGGCGAAGTCGTCGATGAGAAGGCCCTCAAGAAAGCGATTCCGCATCTCGGCCCGGTGATCATAGACACATGGAACAACGAGCCCGACATCGACAAGGAACTCCTGGAGATGGTCGACATAGCCACCCCTCATATCGCAGGATATTCATACCAGGGCAAGCAGAACGGTACTGCCGCCGCTGTCAGGGCGATCGCCCATTACTTCGGCATCCAGGATCTCTACGAATTCTTCCCGGCCACGGAAATGCCTGAGAATGAAGCCGTAAAGATAGATACCAGAGGAAAGAACCAGGGAGAAATCACTTCCCTCCTCCAGTACAACTATCCTATCTTCACGGACGACTTCATGTTCAGACTCAATCCGGCCGGATTCGAAAAAATTCGCGCCGAATATAACTACCGGCGCGAATTCTATATCGACTGA
- a CDS encoding peptide methionine sulfoxide reductase msrA/msrB — MKQIYLAAGCFWGAEHYLQLINGVVSTRTGFANGNTEDPTYKEVYTDTTGYAETVKVEYDPEILSLETLVNLYFKSIDPLSVNKQGEDSGTRYRTGIYYTDSEDLPAIKKVYDEVAAEYGRPLAVELEPLRNFYSAEEYHQDYLNKNPQGYCHLPQALFDFARKANR, encoded by the coding sequence ATGAAACAAATATATCTTGCCGCCGGATGTTTCTGGGGCGCGGAGCACTATCTCCAGCTGATCAACGGAGTAGTCTCTACCAGGACCGGATTCGCAAATGGTAACACTGAGGACCCCACCTATAAAGAAGTGTATACCGACACCACCGGCTATGCCGAAACCGTAAAAGTCGAATATGACCCGGAGATCCTAAGTCTGGAGACTCTGGTAAATCTTTATTTCAAGTCCATAGATCCGCTCAGCGTCAACAAGCAGGGCGAAGACAGCGGCACACGCTACCGTACGGGCATCTACTATACCGACTCGGAAGACCTCCCGGCCATAAAGAAAGTCTATGACGAGGTTGCGGCGGAATACGGCCGGCCTCTCGCCGTCGAACTGGAACCTCTCCGTAACTTCTACTCCGCCGAGGAGTACCATCAGGATTATCTCAATAAGAATCCGCAGGGATATTGCCATCTTCCGCAGGCGCTGTTCGACTTCGCCCGCAAGGCCAACAGATAG
- a CDS encoding Acetyl-CoA carboxylase, carboxyltransferase component: protein MSIQQENISKLVERRANAKLGGGEKRIEAQHQKGKMTARERIAMLLDEGSFEEFDMFVQHRCTNFGMEKQHYDGDGVVTGCGTIDGRLVYVFAQDFTVSGGSLSKTMSEKICKVMDMAVRNGAPCIGLNDSGGARIQEGIDSLAGFGEIFERNILASGVVPQISGIFGPCAGGAVYSPALTDFTLMVKNTSYMFLTGPSVVKSVTGEEVSQEDLGGASVHATKSGVAHFAAENEAEGIATIKELLSYIPQNNMEEAPRVATNDPVSRADDSLNEIIPDNPNKAYDMYRVIYSIVDDGKFFEVHKTFAKNIIVGFAHMNGRSVGIVANQPNMLAGALDINASRKASRFVRFCDAFNIPLVTLVDVPGFLCGTHQEYGAIISNGAKLLYAYGEATVPKVTVTLRKSYGGAHIVMSCKQLRGDINYAWPSSQIAVMGADGAVGILYSKDIKAVEDPDEQKRIKEEKKKEYEDLFSNPYQAAQKGYIDDVIEPRNTRFRICRALEQLSGKKQNVPAKKHDNLPL from the coding sequence ATGAGTATCCAACAGGAAAATATCTCCAAGCTCGTCGAGCGTAGGGCAAACGCGAAGCTCGGCGGCGGAGAAAAAAGAATCGAAGCCCAGCACCAGAAAGGAAAAATGACAGCCCGCGAGAGGATTGCCATGCTTCTGGACGAAGGCAGTTTCGAGGAATTTGACATGTTTGTCCAGCACCGCTGCACAAACTTTGGAATGGAAAAACAGCATTATGACGGCGACGGAGTCGTGACCGGTTGCGGAACGATTGACGGCCGTCTTGTTTATGTATTCGCGCAGGACTTCACCGTATCCGGAGGTTCGCTTTCCAAGACCATGTCTGAGAAAATCTGCAAAGTCATGGATATGGCTGTCCGCAACGGTGCTCCATGCATCGGCCTCAATGACTCGGGCGGAGCGCGTATCCAGGAAGGCATCGACTCCCTTGCCGGTTTCGGCGAGATTTTCGAGAGGAATATCCTCGCTTCAGGAGTTGTGCCCCAGATCTCCGGTATCTTCGGCCCATGCGCCGGCGGAGCAGTCTATTCCCCTGCCCTGACGGACTTCACTCTCATGGTCAAGAATACTTCCTACATGTTCCTTACCGGCCCTTCAGTTGTGAAGAGCGTTACCGGAGAGGAAGTAAGCCAGGAAGACCTCGGCGGAGCAAGCGTGCATGCCACCAAGAGCGGCGTGGCTCACTTCGCAGCCGAGAATGAGGCAGAAGGAATCGCCACTATCAAGGAACTCCTCAGCTACATTCCTCAGAACAACATGGAAGAGGCTCCGCGCGTCGCCACGAACGACCCTGTAAGCCGCGCTGACGACAGCCTTAACGAAATCATCCCTGACAATCCTAACAAAGCATACGATATGTACCGCGTCATCTACAGCATCGTCGATGACGGCAAGTTCTTCGAGGTTCATAAGACTTTCGCCAAGAACATCATCGTAGGATTCGCCCATATGAACGGCCGCAGCGTCGGTATCGTCGCCAACCAGCCTAACATGCTCGCCGGCGCCCTCGACATCAACGCTTCCCGCAAAGCTTCCCGCTTCGTGAGATTCTGCGACGCCTTCAACATTCCGCTCGTCACCCTCGTGGACGTGCCTGGCTTCCTCTGCGGAACTCACCAGGAGTACGGAGCCATCATCTCGAACGGCGCCAAGCTTCTCTACGCATACGGCGAGGCTACTGTTCCTAAAGTGACCGTAACCCTGCGCAAGTCATACGGCGGAGCCCACATCGTAATGAGCTGCAAGCAGCTCCGCGGAGACATCAACTATGCATGGCCGTCATCCCAGATTGCCGTGATGGGTGCAGACGGAGCCGTAGGAATCCTTTACTCCAAGGACATCAAGGCCGTAGAGGATCCTGACGAGCAGAAACGTATCAAAGAGGAAAAGAAAAAGGAATATGAGGATCTCTTCAGCAACCCTTACCAGGCAGCCCAGAAGGGATACATCGACGACGTTATCGAGCCGAGGAACACCCGTTTCCGCATCTGCCGCGCTCTCGAGCAGCTTTCAGGCAAGAAGCAGAACGTTCCTGCAAAGAAACATGACAACCTTCCTCTTTAA
- a CDS encoding Lamin Tail Domain, translating to MRKKLLIISTLLSLALGAGAQNVSDLVITEAEVDNLSGISDGFGRHSGWIEITNNSQGTVNIGGCYLTDDPDNLKKFMVSKSDLSTKIGARQTKLFYFNGPGFVGTFDVDFVLAKGSTIYLVSNDGKTIIDQICIPADLPADMSVRKMARDSKHMDFRTEDAPAIPSPGVMNSDGDEESGAQRMAHEDPFGGVLTLTSVSVVFGALLILLCIFTITGGFFSGRFRNPFKRSPKAPKAGKAADAEVAAAIAMALDRELGGDNEVAAAIGMALDRYFNDTVHDAESFVITIRHDGSSLWNDKSKNFRQLPR from the coding sequence ATGCGAAAGAAACTTTTAATAATATCAACTCTCCTGTCCCTGGCTTTAGGCGCAGGTGCCCAGAACGTTTCTGATCTGGTCATCACCGAGGCCGAGGTCGACAATCTCTCCGGTATTTCGGACGGATTCGGCCGCCACAGCGGATGGATCGAGATCACGAATAACTCGCAGGGAACAGTCAACATAGGAGGCTGTTATCTCACAGACGACCCGGACAACCTGAAAAAATTCATGGTCTCAAAGTCTGACCTTTCCACAAAGATCGGCGCCAGACAGACAAAGCTCTTCTACTTCAACGGCCCCGGTTTCGTGGGCACGTTCGACGTAGATTTCGTGCTTGCCAAAGGATCGACAATCTATCTCGTCAGCAATGACGGCAAGACCATAATCGACCAGATATGCATTCCGGCCGACCTTCCTGCCGACATGTCTGTCAGAAAAATGGCGAGGGACAGCAAGCACATGGATTTCCGCACCGAGGACGCTCCTGCAATCCCTTCCCCTGGAGTCATGAACTCCGATGGAGACGAAGAAAGCGGAGCCCAGAGGATGGCTCATGAGGACCCGTTCGGCGGAGTTCTCACCCTTACCTCCGTATCAGTGGTGTTCGGAGCTCTTCTGATACTGCTCTGCATATTCACCATAACCGGCGGTTTCTTCTCAGGAAGATTCAGAAATCCGTTCAAGAGGTCTCCGAAGGCCCCTAAGGCCGGCAAAGCGGCAGATGCTGAAGTTGCTGCCGCAATAGCCATGGCCCTCGACAGAGAGCTCGGCGGCGACAACGAAGTCGCCGCGGCGATCGGCATGGCCCTCGACAGATATTTCAATGATACTGTCCATGATGCCGAAAGTTTCGTCATAACGATCAGACACGACGGAAGTTCGCTCTGGAACGACAAATCAAAGAACTTCAGACAATTACCAAGATAA
- a CDS encoding Biotin carboxyl carrier protein: MKEYRFKINGKDYKVAINGIEGKNANVTVNDVPYQVELDEAQAAAASAPAAAPVQAAAPAAPAAAPAAPKASGAGAKVNSPMEGNVVDVCVKAGDAVKSGQKLVVIEAMKMEVEISATADGTVSEILVHKGDHLVEGQPVATIA; the protein is encoded by the coding sequence ATGAAAGAGTACAGATTCAAGATCAATGGCAAAGATTACAAGGTTGCCATCAACGGAATTGAAGGCAAGAACGCCAATGTTACCGTAAATGATGTTCCATACCAGGTAGAGCTTGACGAGGCTCAGGCTGCAGCTGCTTCTGCACCTGCCGCAGCCCCTGTACAGGCAGCCGCTCCGGCAGCTCCTGCAGCAGCACCTGCAGCGCCTAAGGCTTCCGGTGCCGGCGCAAAGGTGAACTCCCCTATGGAAGGCAACGTTGTCGACGTATGCGTAAAGGCCGGCGACGCCGTAAAGAGCGGACAGAAACTCGTTGTAATCGAGGCCATGAAGATGGAAGTGGAAATCAGCGCGACCGCTGACGGTACCGTTTCCGAGATTCTTGTACATAAGGGCGACCACCTTGTAGAAGGTCAGCCTGTCGCAACAATAGCATAA
- a CDS encoding oxaloacetate decarboxylase, beta subunit: MGQIFDSLQQFWQFTGFANCQWQNLVMIAIGIFFITIAILKEWEPLLLVPIGFGMIIGNIPMFPGLNIGIYEDGSVLNTLYQGVRMGWYPPLIFLGIGAMTDFSALISQPRLILIGAAAQMGIFGAYLLALAFGFAPNEAGAIGIIGGADGPTAIFLSSKLAPDLMGAIAVSAYSYMALVPVIQRPIMLLLTNKKERLIEMPKPRKVSQRERIIFPIVGFLTTAFIVPSGLPLLGMLFFGNLLKESGVTKRLANTASGPLIDIVTILIGVTVGASTQADKFLTGKSVLIFGLGLLSFVIATASGVLFVKIINIFIKDKARKINPLIGNAGVSAVPDSARVSEVVGREVNPSNHLLMNAMAPNVAGVIGSAVAAGILLGFLG, translated from the coding sequence ATGGGGCAGATTTTCGACAGCTTACAACAGTTCTGGCAATTTACCGGATTCGCCAACTGCCAGTGGCAGAATCTGGTGATGATAGCCATAGGCATTTTCTTCATAACGATCGCCATCCTTAAAGAATGGGAGCCGCTGCTGCTCGTCCCTATCGGATTCGGCATGATCATAGGAAACATCCCTATGTTCCCAGGTCTGAATATCGGCATCTATGAGGACGGTTCAGTGCTCAACACCCTCTATCAGGGAGTAAGGATGGGCTGGTATCCACCTCTGATCTTCCTCGGAATCGGAGCGATGACCGACTTCTCCGCTCTTATTTCCCAGCCGAGGCTGATTCTTATCGGGGCCGCGGCACAGATGGGTATCTTCGGAGCATATCTGCTCGCGCTTGCGTTCGGATTCGCCCCTAATGAAGCCGGAGCTATCGGTATCATCGGCGGCGCGGACGGTCCTACTGCTATCTTCCTTTCATCCAAGCTTGCACCGGACCTCATGGGCGCAATCGCAGTTTCGGCGTACTCCTACATGGCCCTTGTCCCTGTGATCCAGAGACCGATAATGCTTCTCCTGACAAACAAGAAGGAAAGACTTATCGAGATGCCGAAGCCAAGAAAGGTAAGCCAGCGCGAAAGAATCATATTCCCTATCGTAGGTTTCCTTACAACGGCATTCATAGTGCCTTCAGGCCTTCCGCTTCTCGGCATGCTGTTCTTCGGTAACCTGCTCAAGGAAAGCGGCGTCACAAAACGTCTTGCCAATACTGCAAGCGGCCCGCTTATCGATATCGTGACTATCCTTATCGGAGTTACAGTCGGCGCTTCCACCCAGGCGGACAAGTTCCTGACCGGCAAATCTGTGCTTATCTTCGGACTCGGTCTCCTCTCGTTCGTCATCGCTACCGCCAGCGGCGTGCTGTTCGTGAAGATCATCAACATCTTCATCAAAGACAAGGCTCGCAAGATCAATCCGCTCATCGGTAACGCCGGAGTGTCAGCAGTCCCTGACAGCGCACGTGTATCTGAAGTGGTCGGACGCGAAGTCAATCCTTCCAACCACCTTCTGATGAACGCTATGGCGCCGAACGTAGCCGGAGTCATCGGATCCGCTGTCGCAGCCGGTATCCTTCTCGGATTCCTCGGCTAA